Genomic segment of Candidatus Bathyarchaeota archaeon:
ACCGGACGCAGGATGACCCGGAGAGGATCGTGGAGGACCTGGTTAAGGCGAGGATACCCGGCGCACTTATCCTAGATCCCAGAAAGGTGGGGGAGGTAGCCGTAAAGACGGCGATGAAGATGGCACCCAAGAGAGCTAATTTCAAAGCCTTAATGCCCGAGGAGTTGGGGGGTCTAGCTCAGAGGTGCAGGAGATGTGGAGAGTGTGTGCGAGCCTGTCCAAACAATCTTCCGATATTAGATGCGATGAACGCAGCTAGGATTGGAGATCCAACTTTCCTATCCAACCTTTACGACGCCTGCGTGGGCTGCGGGCGCTGCGAGAGCGCCTGCCCAGAGGATCTCCCCATAATGAGCATGATCAACGCCTCCTCCTCAAGGAGGATTGCTGAGGAGAGGTTCAAGATAAGGGTGGGGAGAGGTGCCATCCAAGATGTGGAGATCAGGGAGGTTGGCAGGGCGATCGTCTTTGGGGAGATCCCAGGCGTATTGGCCTTAGTGGGATGCGCCAACTATCCTGAGGGAGGGGCCGACGTCGCCAGGATTGCGGAGGAGTTCCTGAAAAGGCGCTTTATAGTCGTCGCCTCAGGTTGTGCAGCGATGGCGATCGCAATGACAAAGGATGAGGAAGGGTTGAGCCTCTACGAGAAGTATCCAGGGATCTTCGATGCAGGAGGTCTCGTCAATGTTGGTAGCTGTGTCTCGAACGCCCACATAACGGGGGCAGCCATTAAGATAGCCAACATCTTCGCAAAACGTCCATTAAGGGCCAACTACGAGGAGATAGCCGACTATATCTACAACAGGGTTGGGGCTGTTGGGGTTGCCTGGGGAGCTATGTCCCAGAAGGCTGCTAGCATAGCCTCAGGCTGCTGGAGGCTCGGGATCCCTGTAATAGTTGGCCCCCATGGATCCAAGTATAGGAGGATGCTCCTGGGAAGGAAGGAGAGGATGGAGGACTGGATGGTCTACGACGCCAGGACCGGAGAAAGGGTTTACGTCGGCCCGGCGCCTGAGCACCTCTTCTACGCAGCCGAGACCGTTGAGGAGGCGATCGTGATGATAGCAAAGCTCACCATGCGCCCAAACGATACAAGCAAGGGTAGAGCGGTTAAGCTAAGCCACTACATAGACCTCTACCAGCGATATTACGGCGAGCTGCCCCCAGATATACATTTATTTGTCAGGACTAACGCCGACATACCCTTCACCATGAGGGATCAGGTAATGGCCAACTTGGAGAAAGCGGGATGGGTGGAGGGGAAGATAGCATCACCAGATCCCACCCTACTGGAGAGGCTCGTCAGGAGGCGCCCTTGATGTCGGCCAAACTAACCACAGGCCAGACGGCGGAGATCCCAGGCCCAAAGAAGGCCTTTCTCGTTCCTAAGCCAGAGGTCGCCGCCTCGATGATAAACAGGGCGAGAAGGCCTCTCCTCGTCGTGGGCTCAGATGCCACGAAGGTTAAAACAAAGGA
This window contains:
- the cdhA gene encoding CO dehydrogenase/acetyl-CoA synthase complex subunit epsilon; translation: MPKKDLSLRIGEFSSSLGVFKDLEIQVGRILEEWEEATGPTPFPEIATLREWDMKLLSRYKPFYMPFCDLCCLCTFGKCDLTGDKRGACGITMAGQQSRIVLLACCIGAAAHAQHARMMLNHLIEEYGRDAPLNVALNTNVEAPHIRLVCGIRPKTLHDLDDALTYVEEQIVQLLASTHTGQEGSNLDYESKVFHAGMLDHVALEIADISQISVLGFPKGDPEAPLADLGFGVVDPSKPMILVIGHNVLPSVDIVDYLMDHGLFGEVEVGGLCCTAHDLSRYDKRGKIIGPISWEMRFIRSGIPDVVVVDKQCIRTDVLLEAQKIGAPLIATSEMSCHGLPDRTQDDPERIVEDLVKARIPGALILDPRKVGEVAVKTAMKMAPKRANFKALMPEELGGLAQRCRRCGECVRACPNNLPILDAMNAARIGDPTFLSNLYDACVGCGRCESACPEDLPIMSMINASSSRRIAEERFKIRVGRGAIQDVEIREVGRAIVFGEIPGVLALVGCANYPEGGADVARIAEEFLKRRFIVVASGCAAMAIAMTKDEEGLSLYEKYPGIFDAGGLVNVGSCVSNAHITGAAIKIANIFAKRPLRANYEEIADYIYNRVGAVGVAWGAMSQKAASIASGCWRLGIPVIVGPHGSKYRRMLLGRKERMEDWMVYDARTGERVYVGPAPEHLFYAAETVEEAIVMIAKLTMRPNDTSKGRAVKLSHYIDLYQRYYGELPPDIHLFVRTNADIPFTMRDQVMANLEKAGWVEGKIASPDPTLLERLVRRRP